From Cellulophaga lytica DSM 7489, a single genomic window includes:
- a CDS encoding 3-phosphoshikimate 1-carboxyvinyltransferase: MKLYLSAPENKTLNSAIKITGSKSESNRLLLLQALYPNIKIENLSNSDDAIVMQKGIKVSKGEVDIHHAGTAMRFLTTYFSCQDGKEVVLTGSKRMTERPIGVLVDALKSLGADITYLENSGYPPLHIKGKKITTNKVSLPANISSQYISSLVLTAPSLDNGLELELVGKITSVPYIKMTLALLTQIGVENSFEGNTIKVAPKKSVSNTTLVVESDWSSASYFYSIVAMSAVGTEITLSAYKKDSLQGDSVLADIYTDFGVETTFLDAKVVLKKITDKETQEITKDLSNAPDIAQTIAVTVFGLGLGCHLTGLHTLKIKETDRLEALKTELTKLGASITVTDKTLTIKPTTKINKDIAIDTYNDHRMGMAFAPLALKTNLFINDAGVVSKSYPDFWTDLKLLKFGVKEA, translated from the coding sequence TTGAAATTATATTTATCAGCCCCAGAAAATAAAACATTAAATTCTGCTATTAAAATAACAGGAAGCAAAAGCGAGTCTAACCGCCTATTGTTACTACAAGCATTATATCCGAATATAAAAATAGAAAATCTTTCTAATTCTGATGATGCAATTGTAATGCAAAAAGGAATTAAGGTATCTAAAGGAGAAGTAGATATACATCACGCAGGTACAGCAATGCGTTTTTTAACCACTTATTTTTCTTGCCAAGATGGTAAAGAAGTTGTGCTTACAGGGTCTAAACGTATGACAGAGCGCCCAATAGGAGTATTGGTAGATGCATTAAAATCTTTAGGAGCAGATATTACCTATTTAGAAAATAGTGGTTATCCTCCGCTACATATTAAAGGAAAAAAAATAACAACAAACAAAGTAAGTTTACCAGCTAATATTAGTAGTCAGTACATTTCTTCATTAGTATTAACTGCACCAAGTTTAGATAATGGTTTAGAGTTAGAGTTGGTAGGTAAAATTACCTCTGTGCCTTATATAAAAATGACGCTAGCTTTACTTACGCAAATAGGAGTAGAAAACTCTTTTGAAGGTAATACTATTAAGGTGGCGCCAAAAAAATCTGTTAGTAATACTACACTGGTTGTAGAGTCAGACTGGAGTTCTGCTTCTTATTTTTACAGTATTGTAGCAATGTCTGCTGTTGGTACAGAAATTACCTTATCAGCCTATAAAAAAGATAGCTTACAGGGAGATAGTGTTTTGGCTGATATTTATACAGATTTTGGTGTAGAAACTACATTTTTAGATGCTAAAGTAGTTTTAAAAAAGATCACAGATAAAGAAACACAAGAAATTACAAAAGACCTTAGTAATGCGCCAGATATAGCACAAACCATTGCAGTTACGGTTTTTGGTTTGGGACTAGGTTGCCATTTAACAGGTTTACACACGCTTAAAATTAAAGAAACAGATAGGTTAGAGGCTTTAAAAACAGAGCTTACAAAATTAGGAGCGTCTATTACGGTTACAGACAAGACACTTACTATAAAACCAACAACAAAAATTAACAAAGACATTGCTATAGATACCTATAATGACCATAGAATGGGAATGGCTTTTGCTCCTTTGGCGCTAAAAACAAACTTGTTTATTAATGATGCAGGTGTGGTGTCTAAGTCTTACCCAGATTTCTGGACCGACCTTAAACTGCTTAAATTTGGTGTAAAAGAAGCATAA
- the rlmN gene encoding 23S rRNA (adenine(2503)-C(2))-methyltransferase RlmN, with amino-acid sequence MEKNKKKDIRALTKEQIRAFFVAQGDKAFRGNQVYEWLWQKGAHSFEAMTNVSKETRQLLDDNFVINHIKVDQMQRSSDGTIKNAVQLHDGLIVESVLIPTKTRTTACVSSQVGCSLDCRFCATSRLKRMRNLNPDEIYDQVVAIDNESRLYFDRKLSNIVFMGMGEPLMNYNNVLKAIDKITSTEGLAMSPKRITVSTSGVPKMIKKMADDEVKFKLAVSLHSAVDEIRTSIMPFNATFPLKDLREALQYWYAKTKSRITYEYVVWDGINDTQNDANALVDFCRFAPSKVNLIEYNPIDDGEFQQASNKAIDMYVTTLERNGITVTVRRSRGKDIDAACGQLANKS; translated from the coding sequence GTGGAAAAAAATAAGAAAAAAGACATAAGAGCCTTAACTAAGGAACAAATTAGAGCGTTTTTTGTAGCTCAAGGAGATAAAGCCTTTAGAGGTAACCAGGTATACGAGTGGTTATGGCAAAAAGGGGCACACTCTTTTGAGGCAATGACAAATGTATCTAAAGAAACAAGGCAATTGTTGGATGATAACTTTGTTATAAACCACATAAAAGTAGATCAAATGCAGCGTAGTAGTGATGGTACTATTAAAAACGCTGTGCAATTACATGATGGTTTAATTGTAGAGTCGGTTCTAATACCAACAAAAACAAGAACCACAGCCTGTGTCTCTAGTCAAGTTGGTTGTAGTTTAGATTGTAGGTTTTGCGCAACATCTAGGTTAAAGCGTATGCGTAACTTAAATCCAGATGAGATTTATGATCAAGTAGTTGCTATAGATAATGAAAGTAGATTGTATTTTGACCGTAAACTAAGTAACATTGTGTTTATGGGTATGGGCGAACCTTTAATGAACTATAATAATGTTTTAAAAGCTATAGATAAAATAACCTCTACAGAGGGCTTAGCTATGTCTCCAAAAAGAATTACGGTTTCTACATCTGGTGTTCCAAAGATGATAAAGAAAATGGCAGATGATGAGGTAAAGTTTAAATTGGCAGTGTCCTTGCATTCTGCTGTGGATGAAATTAGAACCTCTATAATGCCTTTTAATGCTACTTTTCCTTTAAAAGATTTAAGAGAGGCGTTACAGTATTGGTACGCTAAAACAAAAAGCAGAATTACATATGAATATGTAGTTTGGGATGGTATTAATGATACACAGAATGATGCAAATGCACTTGTAGATTTCTGTAGGTTTGCGCCATCAAAAGTAAACTTAATAGAGTATAATCCTATAGATGATGGTGAGTTTCAGCAGGCTAGTAATAAAGCTATAGATATGTATGTGACAACATTAGAGCGTAACGGTATAACAGTTACGGTAAGGCGCTCTAGAGGTAAAGATATAGATGCAGCTTGTGGGCAGCTAGCAAATAAAAGCTAA
- a CDS encoding transglutaminase domain-containing protein: protein MIKKYSLVVLFSLAINLISAQDFDFGKVSTKELNEKVHPLDSSASAAYLYKHKKCYFRYLDNSGFELVTEVYERIKIYNKEGYDFATKAIPLYKASQGNREKIIGLKAVTYNLVGNKIEETKLKKDGIFESEMSEFYDQTKFTMPNIKDGSVIEFKYKINSPFIFNVDEFVFQHSIPVNKLESSFSSPEYYNYKLNSRGYLNIYPKITRVNSSLNIKSKTRSSMSSNVVSTTFSNDKINFFENKHIYSVTNIPALKEEPYINNIDNYRAAAKYELSYVQYPNSVPKYYSSTWKDVVKTIYDSPSFGTELNKTGYYNQDIDPLVASLSDPMQKAAAIYNYVKSKVKWNGIYGKYTYNGVRKAYKENVGNVADINLMLTSMLRYAGLNANPVLVSTRGNGVPIFPTREGYNYVISAIDTGEGIILLDATSMYSMPNVLPTRVLNWEGRIIAKDGASSTIGLYPNEQSTKTIMMTTNLTANGDLSGSYRKVVKLHNARIYRNNYNEADEDGYIEKIEKSLDLEISDFEVKNSLDIGKPILESYKFVKESQADVIGDKIYFSPMFFYKSKSNPFKLEKRSYPIDFSYPSETTYRIIVDIPEGYKVETLPEIKSIALPEQLGSFKYNVTQKNNQIHLLVVESINKAIITPKYYEAVKTYYKILIEKENEKVVLTKI from the coding sequence ATGATTAAAAAATACAGTTTAGTAGTACTATTCAGTTTAGCTATTAACCTAATCTCTGCTCAAGATTTTGATTTTGGAAAAGTATCTACCAAGGAACTAAATGAAAAGGTACATCCTTTAGATTCATCTGCAAGTGCAGCTTACCTATATAAACATAAGAAGTGTTATTTTAGATATTTAGATAATAGTGGCTTTGAATTAGTAACCGAAGTTTATGAGAGAATAAAAATTTACAACAAAGAAGGATATGATTTTGCAACTAAAGCAATACCACTTTATAAAGCATCACAAGGAAATAGAGAAAAAATAATAGGGCTAAAGGCTGTTACTTATAACCTAGTTGGTAATAAAATTGAGGAAACAAAGTTGAAGAAGGATGGTATTTTTGAGTCTGAGATGTCTGAATTTTATGATCAAACAAAGTTTACAATGCCAAATATTAAAGATGGTAGCGTAATAGAATTTAAATACAAAATTAATTCTCCTTTTATTTTTAATGTAGATGAGTTTGTGTTTCAGCATAGTATACCTGTAAATAAATTAGAATCTAGTTTTTCTTCTCCTGAGTACTATAATTATAAATTAAACTCTAGAGGATATTTAAATATTTATCCAAAAATAACTAGAGTTAACTCTAGTTTAAATATTAAAAGCAAAACTAGGTCTAGTATGTCATCAAATGTAGTAAGTACTACTTTTAGTAATGACAAAATAAATTTTTTTGAAAACAAGCATATATATAGCGTAACAAATATTCCTGCCTTAAAAGAAGAACCATATATAAATAATATAGATAATTATAGAGCAGCTGCAAAATATGAACTCTCTTATGTTCAATACCCTAATAGTGTTCCTAAATACTATTCATCAACTTGGAAAGATGTAGTAAAGACAATTTACGATAGCCCTAGCTTTGGAACCGAGTTAAATAAAACGGGTTATTATAATCAAGATATAGACCCTTTAGTAGCTTCATTATCAGATCCTATGCAAAAAGCAGCTGCAATTTATAATTATGTAAAAAGTAAGGTAAAATGGAATGGTATTTATGGTAAGTACACCTATAATGGCGTACGTAAAGCTTATAAGGAAAATGTAGGTAATGTGGCAGATATTAATCTAATGCTAACATCTATGCTAAGGTACGCAGGTTTAAATGCAAATCCTGTTTTAGTGAGTACAAGAGGAAACGGGGTTCCTATTTTCCCTACAAGAGAAGGTTATAATTATGTGATTTCTGCAATAGATACTGGTGAAGGTATTATACTTTTAGATGCTACAAGTATGTATAGTATGCCTAATGTGTTACCAACAAGAGTGCTTAATTGGGAGGGCAGGATTATTGCTAAAGACGGAGCGTCATCTACAATAGGTTTGTACCCTAATGAACAGTCTACAAAGACAATAATGATGACAACTAATTTAACTGCAAACGGAGATTTATCGGGCTCATATAGAAAGGTAGTAAAACTTCATAATGCCAGAATATACCGAAATAATTATAATGAGGCAGATGAAGATGGTTATATAGAAAAAATTGAAAAGTCCTTAGATTTAGAAATATCAGATTTTGAAGTAAAAAATAGCCTAGATATAGGTAAACCAATCTTGGAAAGTTATAAATTTGTAAAAGAGAGTCAGGCAGATGTAATTGGTGATAAAATATATTTTTCTCCAATGTTTTTTTACAAATCTAAAAGCAACCCTTTTAAATTAGAAAAAAGAAGTTACCCTATAGATTTTAGTTATCCATCAGAAACAACCTATAGAATTATTGTAGATATTCCTGAAGGATACAAAGTAGAAACGTTGCCAGAAATTAAAAGTATAGCTCTTCCGGAGCAGTTAGGATCTTTTAAATATAATGTTACTCAAAAAAATAATCAGATTCATTTATTAGTCGTAGAATCAATAAACAAAGCAATTATAACACCAAAGTATTACGAGGCTGTTAAAACGTATTATAAAATTTTAATAGAGAAGGAAAACGAGAAGGTTGTTTTAACAAAAATATAA
- a CDS encoding polyprenyl synthetase family protein — MKIVAQIKDPVNKEMELFEKKFHASMSSKVALLNRITYYIVNRKGKQMRPMFVFLTAKLVSGGKVNERTYRGASVIELIHTATLVHDDVVDDSNKRRGFFSVNALWKNKIAVLVGDFLLSKGLLLSIDNGDFDLLKIISVAVREMSEGELLQIEKARKLDITEDVYYEIIRQKTATLIAACCSLGACSVNPDSDDVETFRKFGELIGMAFQIKDDLFDYGDEAIGKPTGIDIKEQKMTLPLIYTLNNCTKKEKSWLINSVKKHNKDKKRVKEVINFVKDSGGLAYAEEKMMSFKKEALALLSKYPESDYKSSLELMVNYVVDRKK, encoded by the coding sequence TTGAAAATTGTAGCACAAATTAAGGACCCTGTAAATAAAGAAATGGAGCTTTTTGAAAAAAAGTTTCACGCCTCTATGTCTTCTAAGGTGGCCTTATTAAACAGAATTACTTACTATATAGTAAATAGAAAAGGAAAACAAATGCGACCAATGTTTGTTTTTTTAACAGCAAAATTGGTGTCTGGTGGCAAGGTTAATGAGCGTACTTATAGAGGTGCATCTGTTATAGAATTAATACATACTGCCACTTTAGTTCATGACGATGTTGTAGATGATAGTAACAAGCGTCGTGGCTTTTTCTCAGTAAATGCACTTTGGAAAAATAAAATAGCTGTACTTGTAGGTGATTTTTTATTATCTAAAGGGTTGTTGTTGTCTATTGATAATGGTGATTTTGATCTTCTAAAAATTATTTCGGTTGCAGTACGTGAAATGAGTGAAGGTGAGCTGTTACAAATTGAAAAAGCACGTAAATTAGATATTACAGAAGATGTCTATTATGAAATAATAAGACAAAAAACAGCCACGCTAATAGCAGCTTGCTGTAGTTTAGGGGCTTGTTCTGTAAATCCAGATTCTGATGATGTAGAAACTTTTAGAAAATTTGGAGAACTCATAGGTATGGCTTTTCAAATAAAAGATGATTTGTTTGACTATGGGGATGAGGCAATTGGTAAGCCAACAGGTATAGATATTAAAGAACAAAAAATGACGCTTCCTTTAATATATACACTTAATAACTGCACAAAAAAAGAAAAGAGTTGGTTAATAAACTCTGTTAAAAAGCACAATAAAGACAAAAAGCGAGTTAAAGAGGTAATTAACTTTGTTAAAGACAGTGGTGGTTTGGCGTATGCCGAAGAGAAAATGATGTCTTTTAAAAAGGAAGCTCTTGCTTTATTAAGTAAATATCCAGAGTCCGATTATAAAAGTTCGCTAGAACTAATGGTAAATTACGTGGTAGATAGAAAAAAATAA
- a CDS encoding Lipl32 family lipoprotein, whose amino-acid sequence MKKNLFVAAMLLFSCSAIVNAQKLKKFGSSVEKKIGPKTIKVPYTDNISYLGYASPGNEDEVKDNKKFYYIYVWVPLAAPELGVRMVSPANGDKIKNAVKSADFDEHASTKDFFDTYITLERSDIVSADKVTTEGAKSANWVTLASNDDTSELPKQPSGSSYNSLLRYKSEVSNPTKALTAGLYRVGFTTYKRGEVKGTFLAEVAAPIKIPGVVMAKTIDELKAQMK is encoded by the coding sequence ATGAAAAAAAATCTATTTGTAGCAGCAATGTTACTTTTTAGCTGTAGCGCAATTGTAAACGCTCAAAAATTGAAAAAATTTGGAAGTTCTGTTGAAAAAAAAATAGGACCAAAAACTATTAAGGTTCCTTACACAGATAACATTAGCTACTTAGGTTACGCTAGCCCTGGTAATGAAGATGAAGTAAAAGACAATAAAAAGTTTTATTACATATACGTTTGGGTACCATTGGCTGCTCCTGAATTAGGAGTAAGAATGGTTTCGCCTGCAAATGGTGATAAAATTAAAAATGCGGTAAAATCTGCAGATTTTGATGAGCACGCTTCTACAAAAGACTTTTTTGACACTTACATTACCTTAGAAAGATCTGATATTGTTTCTGCTGATAAAGTTACTACAGAAGGAGCTAAAAGTGCTAATTGGGTTACTTTAGCTTCAAATGATGATACATCTGAGTTACCTAAGCAACCTAGCGGAAGTAGCTACAATTCTTTATTACGTTACAAGAGTGAGGTAAGCAACCCTACAAAAGCATTAACTGCTGGCTTGTACAGAGTAGGTTTTACTACATACAAAAGAGGAGAAGTAAAAGGTACATTTTTAGCAGAAGTTGCTGCTCCAATAAAAATACCTGGAGTTGTAATGGCTAAAACTATTGATGAGTTAAAAGCTCAAATGAAATAA
- a CDS encoding RNA polymerase sigma factor: protein MKIIKLYKNENTLIKKAAAADRDAQERLYNKYAPKMLSVCRQYIKDLQFAEDVMVCAFLKVFKYLDTFKFEGSFEGWVRKIMVRECITYLRKKQHIVFDDEVYERSAPKHITSTPDLDVEQVQLLIDALPEGYKIVFVMYAIEGYKHFEIAEQLGISENTSRSQLFKARKMLQEKLEKIKTTDSVTIES, encoded by the coding sequence GTGAAAATTATTAAACTTTACAAAAACGAGAATACCCTTATAAAAAAAGCCGCTGCTGCAGACAGGGATGCTCAAGAGCGCTTGTATAATAAATATGCTCCAAAAATGTTAAGCGTTTGCAGGCAATATATAAAAGACCTGCAATTTGCAGAGGATGTTATGGTATGTGCTTTTTTAAAAGTATTTAAGTATTTAGACACTTTTAAGTTTGAGGGTAGTTTTGAAGGATGGGTTCGTAAAATTATGGTTAGGGAGTGTATAACTTACTTGCGTAAAAAACAGCATATTGTTTTTGATGATGAAGTATATGAGCGTTCTGCACCTAAACATATAACTAGTACGCCAGATTTAGATGTAGAGCAAGTACAGTTATTAATAGATGCTTTACCAGAAGGTTATAAAATAGTATTTGTAATGTATGCTATTGAGGGATACAAACATTTTGAAATTGCAGAGCAATTGGGTATTTCAGAAAATACATCAAGATCTCAGTTGTTTAAAGCTAGAAAAATGTTGCAAGAAAAATTAGAAAAAATAAAGACAACAGATTCAGTTACAATAGAATCTTAA
- the queA gene encoding tRNA preQ1(34) S-adenosylmethionine ribosyltransferase-isomerase QueA, whose protein sequence is MKLSSFNFELPDNLLAEYPSEHRDEAKLMVIHRETGKIEHKMFKDLINYFDEGDVMVLNNTKVFPARLYGNKEKTGARIEVFLLRELNAEQRLWDVLVDPARKIRIGNKLYFGDDETLVAEVIDNTTSRGRTLRFLYDGSYTDFRQKLKDLGETPLPKYIKREVEESDEDRYQTIYAKHEGAVAAPTAGLHFSKHLLKRLEIKGVDFAELTLHVGLGTFNPVEVEDLSKHKMDSEELVIDEKATEVVNAAIDNKRRICAIGTTAMRGLESAVSSNGHLNTYEGWTNKFIFPPYDFSIANSMVTNFHLPKSTLLMMVSAFIGHDLMKKAYKEAILESYKFYSYGDAMLII, encoded by the coding sequence ATGAAATTATCTAGCTTTAATTTTGAACTTCCAGACAATTTGTTAGCCGAGTATCCTTCTGAACACAGGGATGAAGCTAAATTGATGGTAATACATAGAGAAACCGGAAAAATTGAACACAAAATGTTTAAAGACCTTATTAATTATTTTGATGAGGGAGATGTAATGGTTTTAAACAACACTAAAGTTTTTCCTGCTCGTTTATATGGTAATAAAGAAAAAACAGGGGCAAGAATTGAAGTGTTTTTATTACGTGAATTAAATGCAGAACAGCGTTTATGGGATGTTTTAGTAGATCCTGCACGTAAAATAAGAATAGGAAATAAATTGTATTTTGGTGACGATGAAACTTTAGTTGCAGAAGTTATAGATAATACAACATCTAGAGGTAGAACTTTACGTTTTTTATATGATGGTTCTTATACAGACTTTAGACAAAAATTAAAAGATTTAGGAGAAACACCATTACCTAAATACATAAAAAGAGAAGTAGAGGAATCTGATGAAGACAGGTACCAAACAATATACGCTAAGCACGAAGGTGCTGTAGCTGCACCAACAGCAGGTTTACACTTTTCTAAACACTTATTAAAAAGATTAGAAATTAAAGGAGTAGATTTTGCAGAATTAACTTTACACGTTGGTTTAGGAACTTTTAACCCAGTAGAGGTAGAAGATTTATCTAAACATAAAATGGATAGTGAAGAGTTAGTTATTGATGAAAAAGCTACAGAGGTTGTAAACGCTGCTATAGATAATAAACGTAGAATTTGTGCTATTGGTACAACGGCTATGCGTGGTTTAGAAAGTGCAGTTTCTAGTAACGGACACTTAAATACGTATGAAGGATGGACAAATAAATTTATTTTTCCTCCTTATGATTTTAGTATTGCTAACTCTATGGTTACAAACTTTCACTTACCAAAGTCTACTTTGTTAATGATGGTTTCTGCTTTTATTGGCCATGACCTTATGAAAAAAGCATACAAAGAGGCTATCTTAGAAAGCTATAAATTTTACTCTTACGGAGATGCAATGCTAATTATATAA
- a CDS encoding DUF3857 domain-containing protein, protein MRLFFSFILLLFFQLTEAQDFNYQSLLINSNLTKNANAVVRLDEMNIHISSKTKMNIKHKRIVTVLNKFGDVATHTYRGYDLDSKLISVQALVYNQLGKQIGKFKEKDFKDVSAVDGSTLYSDSRIKYLDYTPVTYPYTMEFTYEYTNSNTGELIPAWYFLDSFYLSTEKSSISITYDDESFKPEIREANLEGLDVEKIIKSGSTSYTVKNIPALKKESLSPAFYKISPKLQIRPINFTYGGYDASIKTWQDLGKWMYTNLLNGRGELPESTINTVKSLTKEAKSDIEKAKIIYKYVQDNTRYISVQVGIGGMQPISALDVDRVKYGDCKGLSNYTMALLHAVGVKAFYTHVEAGNYKESFNKGFASLAAGNHVILAIESNDKYYWIDCTSQIHPFGFLGDFTDGRTVHVIKPDGGELVQTDSYVNEDNYQKTEAHISLSNTGVIAADVVITTKGVQYDDRFSIERKTSDDIKKHYTSYWSYINNLKINNYTLLNNRDSIVFTEKISLEATNYASVSGNRLLFMVNALNRNNAVPDRYRNRKLPLEIQRGYFDEDEFEILLPLGFEVEAMPNNTLVENEFGLYSVSYKLSEDLKNVVYKRKLLIKEGYYPKEKYKDYRDFRKKVSLTDNAKIVLVKK, encoded by the coding sequence ATGCGCTTATTTTTCAGCTTTATATTGCTTCTTTTTTTTCAACTAACTGAAGCACAAGATTTTAATTATCAATCTTTATTAATTAATTCCAATTTAACCAAAAATGCAAATGCAGTTGTACGGTTAGATGAAATGAACATTCATATTAGTTCTAAGACTAAAATGAATATTAAGCATAAAAGAATTGTAACTGTTTTAAATAAATTCGGTGATGTTGCAACACATACCTATAGAGGATATGATTTAGACAGTAAATTAATATCTGTGCAAGCCTTAGTTTATAATCAACTAGGAAAACAAATAGGAAAGTTTAAAGAAAAGGACTTTAAAGATGTTAGTGCAGTAGATGGTAGTACATTATACTCAGACTCCAGAATAAAATATTTAGATTATACCCCAGTAACTTACCCTTACACTATGGAGTTTACCTATGAGTATACCAACTCTAATACAGGTGAATTAATACCAGCTTGGTATTTTTTAGACTCTTTTTATTTAAGTACAGAAAAAAGTAGTATTTCAATTACCTATGATGACGAAAGTTTTAAACCAGAAATTAGGGAGGCAAACTTAGAAGGTTTAGATGTTGAAAAAATAATAAAAAGCGGTAGTACTTCATATACAGTAAAAAATATACCTGCATTAAAAAAAGAAAGTTTAAGTCCGGCTTTTTATAAAATATCACCAAAGCTGCAAATAAGGCCAATAAACTTTACTTATGGTGGTTATGATGCTTCAATAAAAACTTGGCAAGATTTGGGTAAGTGGATGTACACTAACTTACTTAATGGTAGGGGTGAGTTGCCAGAATCTACAATAAATACGGTGAAATCTTTAACAAAAGAAGCTAAGTCAGACATTGAAAAAGCAAAAATTATATACAAGTATGTACAAGATAATACAAGGTATATAAGTGTACAAGTAGGTATTGGAGGTATGCAACCAATATCTGCTTTAGATGTAGATAGGGTAAAGTATGGAGATTGCAAAGGATTATCTAATTACACAATGGCCTTGTTACATGCTGTTGGTGTAAAAGCATTTTATACACACGTAGAAGCGGGTAATTATAAAGAAAGTTTTAATAAAGGTTTTGCATCATTGGCAGCGGGTAACCACGTTATTTTAGCAATAGAGAGTAATGATAAGTACTACTGGATAGATTGTACGTCTCAAATACATCCATTTGGGTTTTTAGGAGATTTTACAGACGGAAGAACAGTACATGTTATAAAACCAGATGGAGGTGAGTTGGTACAGACAGATAGTTATGTAAATGAGGATAATTATCAAAAGACAGAAGCTCATATTTCACTTTCAAACACCGGAGTAATTGCTGCAGATGTAGTAATTACAACTAAAGGTGTACAATATGATGATAGGTTTAGCATAGAAAGAAAAACATCTGATGATATTAAAAAGCATTATACATCTTATTGGAGCTATATAAATAACCTTAAAATTAATAATTATACCCTTTTAAATAATAGAGATAGTATTGTTTTTACAGAAAAAATTAGTTTAGAGGCAACAAATTATGCTTCTGTTAGTGGTAATAGGTTGCTATTTATGGTAAATGCACTAAACAGAAATAATGCAGTACCAGATAGGTACAGAAATAGAAAATTACCATTAGAAATACAAAGAGGATATTTTGATGAAGATGAATTTGAAATTCTACTTCCTTTAGGTTTTGAAGTTGAAGCAATGCCTAATAACACTTTAGTAGAAAATGAATTTGGATTGTATAGTGTGTCATATAAGTTATCAGAAGACTTAAAAAATGTAGTGTACAAAAGAAAATTACTTATTAAAGAAGGATATTACCCAAAGGAGAAATATAAAGACTATCGTGACTTTAGAAAAAAAGTATCGTTAACAGACAATGCAAAAATTGTTTTAGTAAAAAAATAA
- a CDS encoding nucleotide pyrophosphohydrolase: MNIQNAQEAVDNWIKEHGVRYFNELTNMAQLTEEVGEVARIIARRYGEQSEKESDKNKDLGEELADVMFVVLCLANQTGINLQDAFDKKLDLKTKRDHNRHHNNQKLK; this comes from the coding sequence ATGAACATACAAAACGCACAAGAAGCCGTAGATAACTGGATAAAAGAACACGGAGTTCGCTATTTTAACGAGCTTACAAATATGGCACAGCTTACAGAAGAGGTAGGTGAGGTTGCACGTATTATTGCGCGTAGGTACGGAGAGCAAAGTGAAAAAGAATCTGATAAAAATAAAGATTTAGGTGAAGAACTAGCAGATGTTATGTTTGTTGTGCTTTGCCTTGCAAACCAAACAGGTATAAATTTGCAAGATGCCTTTGATAAAAAATTAGATCTTAAAACCAAAAGAGATCATAATCGTCATCACAACAATCAAAAATTAAAATAA